The Hymenobacter sp. DG01 sequence GCTCCTCGTTCAGGTAGTACCGGATCATGTCGGGCACATAGCTGTACACGGCCTTATCGTCGGCCACGCCGTTGCCCATGGCATTTACAATGGCCACGTTGCCTTTGCGGTAAGCCGCATAGATGCCCGGTACGCCCAGGGCGCTGTCGGGCCGGAACACCAAAGGGTCCAGGAATTCATCGTCCACGCGGCGGTAAATCACGTCCACCTGCCTCAGACCCTTCGTGGTTTTCATGAACACATGGTGGTTGTGCACAATCAGGTCGCGGCCTTCTACCAGCTCAATGCCCATGAGGCGGGCCAGGGTTGTGTGTTCGAAGTAGGCCGAGTTGTAGATGCCCGGCGAGAGGAGTACCACCGTCGGGTCGCTGACGTGGCGGTTGCCCAACGCCAGCAGGTTTCGGAACAGCAGGTCAGGGTAGTCTTTCACCGGCTGCACGTTGCTTTTGGGCAGCAAATCGGGGAAGATGCGCGAGGTGATGCTGCGGTTTTCCAGCATGTACGACACCCCCGAGGGCGTGCGCAGATTGTCTTCCAGCACGTAGAACTGCCCGTCCGCGTCCCGAATCAGGTCCACGCCCGCAATGTGGGTGTAGATGTCGTAGGGCACCTGCACATTCACCATTTCGCGCAGAAACTGCGGGCAGGAGTAAATGAGGGCGGCCGGAATCACACCATCCTTCACAATGAACTGCTGGTGGTAAATGTCCTTGAGAAAGATGTTCAGGGCCAGCAGCCGCTGCTTCACGCCGGCCTCAATATGCTTCCACTCCTGGTGCTGGATGATGCGCGGAATGATGTCGAAGGGAAAAATCTTCTCGATGCCTTCGCCGCTGTTGTACTCCGTAAACGTGATGCCCTGGCTCATGAACAGCTTTTTCGCCAGCTCATCTTTGCGGGTCATTTCAGCGTGGGGCAGATTTTCGATGGCCGAAACAAAGCTGCGATACTCCGGGCGAATGTGCTCGGCATGGAACATTTCGTCCCAAACGTTGGGCTGCTCCTGATAGGCGTGCAGAAGGGAGTGGCCTTTCATGATGGGTGGGGGTAGGGAAGGGCATTAACTGCGCGCGTTTCAGCTCTTATTTCTGCCTACGATTAAGAAAATGTGAAGTTGTATTTTGCTTATAGATGGAAGGCTTGTTAGAGCTTAATTCCTCATACTCACGGATAATTATTTTTCAAAGAATGATTTCCGGTAGTGCACCGGCTGAGCTTGCTGAAAGTAGCCTATCTGAGCAGTAAAGGCATTTTAAGCCCGCAGCTGAATTGCTTCCTGGCAGGCATGTAACCAGGCATAAGAAAGCAATGCTACCCTCGATCTATACTCGAAGAGGTATAGAGTAAGTTGGATATAAGAAAGTTAAGCTGCTACCAGAAAACTGGCGCCACGGCAGAAGCTAAACCAGAACCTATCCGCCGGCCGCGCGTTTGACTGGCCTTGAGGCCCCCGGCGGGGGTAGGAAGCTGACCACGAGGAACCGGTATGAAACTGTTTAGGTGCACCCACTGCGGGCAGGTAGTCTATTTCGAAAACACTCACTGCGAGCAATGCCATTACCCCCTGGGCTTCGAGACGCGGCAGCAACGGCTGGTAGCCCTGGAGACACGTGAGAAACAGCGTTTTGCTCAGTATGGCCAGCCCACCGCGGGCCTGTACCGCTACTGCGCCAACCACACGCACGAGGTCTGCAACTGGCTGGTACCCGCCGACAGCACCACCGAGTTTTGTTTGGCCTGCCAGCTCAACCGCACCATTCCGAAGCTCACGGAGCCCGGCCACATAGCCCGCTGGCAGGAGTTGGAAAAGGCCAAGCACCGGCTGGTATTCAGCCTGCTGCAGCTGGGCTTGCCAGTCGTCAGCAAAACGGAAAGCGAGGAAACCGGCCTGGCTTTCGACTTTCTGGCCAGCGAGCAAAAGCCCGAAGGCGAAAAGGTGCTGACCGGGCATGATAACGGCCTCATCACCCTCAACATTGCCGAGGCCGACACCGTGGAGCGGGAAATGGCCCGCAAGGCCATGCACGAAGTGTACCGCACCGTGCTGGGCCACTTTCGCCACGAAGTAGGCCACTACTATTGGGAGCGGCTCATCGAAAACACGCCTTGG is a genomic window containing:
- a CDS encoding circularly permuted type 2 ATP-grasp protein, with product MKGHSLLHAYQEQPNVWDEMFHAEHIRPEYRSFVSAIENLPHAEMTRKDELAKKLFMSQGITFTEYNSGEGIEKIFPFDIIPRIIQHQEWKHIEAGVKQRLLALNIFLKDIYHQQFIVKDGVIPAALIYSCPQFLREMVNVQVPYDIYTHIAGVDLIRDADGQFYVLEDNLRTPSGVSYMLENRSITSRIFPDLLPKSNVQPVKDYPDLLFRNLLALGNRHVSDPTVVLLSPGIYNSAYFEHTTLARLMGIELVEGRDLIVHNHHVFMKTTKGLRQVDVIYRRVDDEFLDPLVFRPDSALGVPGIYAAYRKGNVAIVNAMGNGVADDKAVYSYVPDMIRYYLNEEPILKTVPTYQMSDPDQRRMVFERMDKMVIKRTNESGGYGMLIGSSATEEQMQAFREAITEDPRSFIAQPIISLSSTPCYLNGVLQPRRVDLRPFALYGPGGIDIVPGGLTRVALQEGSLVVNSSQGGGSKDTWVLGPES
- a CDS encoding putative zinc-binding metallopeptidase, which produces MKLFRCTHCGQVVYFENTHCEQCHYPLGFETRQQRLVALETREKQRFAQYGQPTAGLYRYCANHTHEVCNWLVPADSTTEFCLACQLNRTIPKLTEPGHIARWQELEKAKHRLVFSLLQLGLPVVSKTESEETGLAFDFLASEQKPEGEKVLTGHDNGLITLNIAEADTVEREMARKAMHEVYRTVLGHFRHEVGHYYWERLIENTPWIEEYRQLFGDEREDYGEALKKHYDQGPPADWAEHYISAYATTHSWEDWAETWAHYLHIMDTLQTAYAFGLSVNPRRATDEQNLDTTISEDPYEVADFSRVLDMWLPLTFAMNSLNRSMGQPDSYPFIIAPDVVRKLDFIHRVCRQAKAEGVKMDG